Proteins from one Tissierellales bacterium genomic window:
- the brnQ gene encoding branched-chain amino acid transport system II carrier protein → MTDVLVVGAALFAMFFGAGNLLFPPTLGYGAGSEWFTTALGFIITGVGLPILGIIALCKNGGTVADLSDKVHPLFTKILSVIIILALGPVLAIPRTAATVFEVGIEPMIPGVKPIWIAVIYFVITWAFTIKPSGVVDKIGKILTPLLVLMMGIIIFKGVLNPIGEPVFKDTGLAFGSGFSEGYQTMDALGSILLGGLALVALKEKGYTESKEKLKLATQAGIIAGLGLAFVYMGLIHIGAMTSSLYEAPLSRAGLLIEIGRRVLGESGQLGLCLAVSAACLTTAIGLTAVVGNFFDELTNGKIKYELVVTLVCLSSIYVASQGVEAIVNLAVPLLVISYPIVILIIVMNLFSEWIVNPNAYRGAIIGATIVSFSEVFGFAWTKVLPLSNQGFAWIVPAIILGVIGSIIKSKSNKIDNVKAA, encoded by the coding sequence ATGACAGATGTTCTAGTTGTTGGAGCAGCACTATTTGCAATGTTTTTTGGTGCAGGAAATTTATTATTTCCACCAACGCTTGGATATGGAGCTGGAAGTGAATGGTTTACGACAGCATTAGGATTTATTATTACCGGTGTAGGACTTCCTATACTTGGAATTATAGCACTTTGTAAAAATGGAGGTACAGTTGCAGATTTATCGGATAAAGTACATCCACTTTTTACCAAAATTTTGAGTGTAATTATAATACTGGCACTTGGACCGGTATTGGCAATACCTAGGACTGCAGCAACAGTGTTTGAAGTTGGAATTGAACCCATGATTCCAGGAGTAAAACCAATATGGATTGCAGTTATTTATTTTGTGATTACGTGGGCTTTTACTATAAAACCATCTGGCGTGGTTGATAAAATAGGTAAAATATTGACTCCACTTTTAGTATTGATGATGGGAATAATAATATTTAAAGGAGTACTAAATCCTATTGGAGAGCCTGTTTTTAAAGATACTGGTTTGGCATTTGGAAGTGGATTTTCAGAGGGCTATCAAACTATGGATGCTCTAGGCTCTATACTATTAGGAGGGCTCGCATTAGTTGCGTTAAAGGAAAAAGGATATACTGAAAGTAAAGAAAAGTTAAAATTAGCAACGCAGGCAGGCATTATTGCAGGATTAGGATTAGCATTTGTATATATGGGTCTAATACACATAGGAGCTATGACTAGTAGTTTATATGAAGCGCCTCTTAGTAGAGCAGGGCTTTTGATTGAAATAGGAAGAAGAGTATTAGGTGAATCAGGTCAATTAGGGCTTTGTTTGGCAGTTTCAGCTGCATGTCTTACCACTGCAATAGGTCTTACGGCTGTTGTAGGAAATTTCTTTGATGAGCTTACGAATGGTAAAATAAAATACGAGCTTGTAGTTACTTTAGTATGTTTATCTAGTATTTATGTAGCTAGTCAAGGCGTAGAGGCAATAGTTAATCTTGCAGTTCCACTTTTGGTTATATCGTATCCTATAGTTATACTAATTATTGTAATGAATTTATTTAGCGAATGGATTGTTAACCCTAATGCTTACAGAGGCGCTATAATTGGAGCGACTATAGTGAGTTTTTCAGAAGTATTTGGTTTTGCTTGGACGAAAGTGCTACCGCTTTCAAATCAGGGATTTGCTTGGATTGTTCCTGCTATAATATTGGGAGTTATAGGAAGTATTATTAAAAGTAAATCAAATAAAATAGATAATGTAAA